From the genome of Dehalococcoidia bacterium, one region includes:
- a CDS encoding LLM class flavin-dependent oxidoreductase: MDDLTFGLNRRPFGSAKQLSDTVRREEALGFDYAWFPDSHLLRPDAFILAALTLQATERLRAGPLLANPITRHPVTLASAAATLGVIGPGRAAVGIGAGDTAVSTIGERQAKVGEVRATMQLVRRLLEGEAPDLGSRLPARRLGTRGKAEIWGAASGPRAAKAAGAAADVIVLRCGLHPANLNALADAAEAGAREAGRNPAALRFGAVVHTLLEDDADWAAAQARIVAAGFYELTAQSWQRPGFAWNGPPIQALAAQVYPDIVHAEDVPAAAALTAFVTPEVAGWFALAGDVAQVANGLRRVREGFPRLWHVIPQPLTWKRDFPDRVAAVMQKLRG; this comes from the coding sequence GTGGATGATCTGACCTTCGGTCTCAATCGGCGGCCGTTCGGCTCGGCAAAGCAGTTGTCGGACACCGTCCGCCGCGAGGAGGCGCTGGGCTTCGATTACGCCTGGTTTCCCGACTCGCACCTGCTCCGACCGGACGCCTTTATCCTCGCCGCGCTCACCCTGCAGGCGACCGAGCGGCTGCGCGCCGGTCCGCTGCTCGCCAATCCGATCACCCGCCACCCGGTGACGCTGGCCAGCGCCGCCGCCACGCTGGGCGTGATCGGCCCCGGCCGCGCGGCGGTCGGCATCGGCGCGGGCGACACGGCCGTCTCCACGATCGGCGAGCGGCAGGCGAAAGTCGGGGAGGTGCGCGCGACGATGCAGCTCGTGCGCCGGCTGCTCGAAGGTGAGGCGCCGGACCTCGGTTCGCGGCTGCCGGCGCGGCGGCTGGGCACGCGCGGCAAGGCCGAGATCTGGGGCGCGGCCAGCGGCCCGCGCGCCGCGAAGGCCGCCGGCGCCGCCGCCGATGTGATCGTGCTGCGCTGCGGCCTGCATCCGGCGAATCTCAACGCGCTGGCGGATGCGGCCGAGGCGGGCGCCCGCGAGGCCGGCCGCAATCCCGCCGCCCTGCGCTTCGGCGCGGTCGTGCACACGCTGCTTGAAGATGATGCGGACTGGGCCGCCGCCCAGGCGCGCATCGTCGCCGCCGGCTTCTATGAGCTGACCGCGCAAAGTTGGCAAAGGCCCGGCTTCGCCTGGAACGGCCCGCCGATCCAGGCGCTGGCGGCGCAGGTCTACCCCGATATCGTGCACGCCGAAGACGTGCCCGCGGCAGCGGCGCTGACGGCGTTCGTCACGCCCGAAGTCGCCGGCTGGTTCGCGCTTGCCGGCGACGTGGCGCAGGTGGCGAACGGTTTGCGGCGCGTGCGCGAAGGCTTTCCGCGGCTGTGGCACGTGATTCCGCAGCCGTTGACCTGGAAGCGCGACTTTCCCGATCGTGTGGCCGCCGTCATGCAGAAACTCCGCGGCTGA
- the tatA gene encoding twin-arginine translocase TatA/TatE family subunit, whose translation MDFFANPVHLILLIVVIVLLFGANKLGDVGGALGKSIREFKKEAGRDDEISAARKAAQTPPAGPTAGYSVPQPPVSGYAAAPQPPTPAYVPPAQAAPPVAPAAEPQRRMEYAPTEYRPETPQAPSASSNGTAPEYRGG comes from the coding sequence ATGGACTTTTTTGCCAATCCTGTGCATCTCATACTGCTGATCGTCGTGATCGTGCTGCTGTTCGGCGCCAACAAGCTTGGCGATGTCGGCGGCGCCCTCGGCAAGAGCATCCGCGAGTTCAAGAAGGAAGCCGGCCGCGACGACGAAATCAGCGCCGCCCGCAAGGCGGCCCAGACGCCGCCGGCCGGTCCCACCGCCGGCTACAGCGTTCCCCAGCCGCCGGTGAGCGGCTACGCCGCCGCGCCGCAGCCGCCGACGCCGGCCTATGTGCCGCCCGCGCAGGCTGCCCCGCCCGTGGCGCCCGCCGCGGAGCCGCAACGGCGCATGGAGTACGCCCCCACGGAGTACCGGCCTGAGACGCCGCAGGCGCCAAGCGCCTCCAGCAACGGCACCGCGCCGGAGTACCGCGGCGGCTAA
- a CDS encoding ArsB/NhaD family transporter yields MPRDAIAICLFAVTIAAVLIRPCGLSEGAAASLGALLAVACGAVSAAQAWQAVAAQWNVLLFFVGLLLVCRVAEDAGIFQWTALAAARRARGSCTRLFLNLCLAGVLLTTLLSNDATALLLTTTVLALTQAVEVPPLPFALACAFIANSASLTLPVSNPLNVLVLGTDGVRLHSYLLATLPASLLSIAVTIGLLWFGFRRRLAGGFDTQKLPALSQTVTDRAGFRVTLCGLAALAVAYLVASHMGWPVSVPVLVAGAALAAVALIAGWMPARGFTRAPWEILPFVAGLLVLVRALERGGLTAQLASALLTLDRHGPLAGVVGATAISAAGANLINNLPMGAVMLSALHAAGPGHPALLYGTLLGSDIGPNLTVLGSLSSLLWLLLLRRRGVAVRARDFARWGLVLTPVLLLSGSLAIALSLGH; encoded by the coding sequence GTGCCGCGCGACGCGATCGCCATCTGCCTCTTCGCCGTCACCATCGCCGCGGTACTGATCCGCCCGTGCGGCCTCTCGGAGGGTGCAGCCGCCAGCCTGGGTGCGCTGCTGGCCGTCGCCTGCGGTGCGGTCAGCGCCGCGCAAGCCTGGCAGGCGGTCGCCGCGCAGTGGAACGTGCTGCTCTTCTTCGTTGGGCTGTTGCTGGTCTGCCGCGTGGCGGAAGACGCCGGGATCTTCCAGTGGACGGCGCTGGCCGCGGCGCGGCGCGCCCGTGGCAGTTGCACGCGGCTTTTCCTCAACCTCTGCCTCGCCGGCGTGCTGCTGACCACGCTGCTCTCCAACGACGCCACCGCCCTGTTGCTGACCACGACCGTGCTGGCCCTGACGCAGGCGGTCGAGGTGCCGCCGCTGCCCTTCGCCCTGGCCTGCGCCTTCATCGCCAACAGCGCCTCGCTGACGTTGCCCGTCAGCAATCCGCTCAACGTGCTCGTGCTCGGCACGGACGGCGTGCGGCTGCACAGCTATCTGCTGGCGACGCTGCCCGCGAGTCTGCTGTCGATCGCCGTGACGATCGGCCTGCTCTGGTTCGGCTTCCGCCGGAGGCTGGCCGGCGGCTTCGACACGCAGAAGCTGCCGGCGCTCTCGCAGACGGTCACAGACCGCGCCGGATTTCGCGTCACCCTGTGCGGCCTGGCAGCGCTGGCCGTCGCCTATCTCGTCGCCTCGCATATGGGTTGGCCGGTGAGCGTGCCGGTGCTCGTGGCCGGGGCCGCGTTGGCAGCGGTGGCGCTGATCGCGGGCTGGATGCCGGCCCGCGGCTTCACGCGGGCGCCGTGGGAGATCCTGCCCTTCGTCGCCGGCCTGTTGGTGCTGGTCCGCGCTCTGGAGCGCGGCGGCCTCACCGCTCAGCTCGCCAGTGCCTTGCTCACACTCGACCGGCACGGCCCGCTCGCCGGCGTGGTCGGCGCCACCGCGATCAGCGCCGCCGGCGCGAACCTGATCAACAACCTGCCGATGGGCGCGGTGATGCTCTCGGCCCTGCACGCGGCCGGCCCTGGTCACCCGGCATTGCTCTACGGCACGCTGCTGGGCAGCGACATCGGCCCGAACCTCACCGTGCTCGGCTCGCTCTCCTCGCTGCTCTGGCTGCTGCTGCTGCGCCGGCGCGGCGTTGCGGTCCGTGCCCGCGACTTTGCCCGCTGGGGACTGGTGCTCACGCCGGTGCTGCTGCTCAGCGGCTCGCTCGCCATCGCGCTTAGCCTCGGACATTGA
- a CDS encoding CDGSH iron-sulfur domain-containing protein yields MADETRVVVRPNGPYIIEGPLTVVDIEGKEYKSDRPRIALCRCGGSGNKPFCDGSHQRNGFEAPSAAPGG; encoded by the coding sequence ATGGCAGATGAGACGCGCGTGGTGGTGCGGCCCAACGGACCGTACATCATCGAAGGCCCGCTGACGGTCGTAGACATCGAAGGCAAGGAATACAAGAGCGACCGCCCGCGCATCGCGCTCTGCCGCTGCGGAGGCTCCGGCAACAAGCCGTTCTGCGACGGCAGCCACCAGCGCAACGGCTTCGAGGCGCCCTCGGCTGCCCCCGGTGGCTAG